From Thalassoglobus sp. JC818, the proteins below share one genomic window:
- a CDS encoding lactate racemase domain-containing protein, with protein sequence MTSVPQLTEDEVRSWFESELPIEDFSGKKVLLIVPDATRTAPMPLLFDCVHSKLSPHASRMDVIFALGTHQPMPETQMMSLLGMTAEDRSTKYRDVKLMNHHWDRDDALSTIGELSPEETEKISDGLLSMNVPIQINRCIHDYDILLVLGPVFPHEVVGFSGGNKYFFPGISGPKLLNFFHWLGALITNVGIIGVKKTPVREVVDLAATRIPVERRAITFVVASDGTTNLHGLFYGTPEDAWSRAADVSSLTHIKRLDKPFQTVLSCSPKMYDELWTAGKCMYKLEPVVADGGELIIYAPHLREISVTHDKTIREIGYHCRDYFIKQWDQFKHLPWGVLAHSTHVRGSGTFENGVENCRVKVTLASQVPPEECEAINLGYRNPDDINIEDYANREDEGVLLVRKAGEQLYRLAE encoded by the coding sequence ATGACATCAGTTCCGCAGCTCACAGAAGACGAAGTCCGCTCGTGGTTTGAGTCAGAACTCCCCATTGAGGATTTCTCAGGCAAGAAAGTTCTGTTGATCGTTCCGGATGCGACTCGAACGGCTCCCATGCCTCTTCTGTTCGATTGCGTCCATTCGAAGCTGAGCCCGCATGCAAGTCGGATGGATGTCATCTTTGCACTCGGGACACATCAGCCGATGCCGGAAACCCAGATGATGTCGCTGCTGGGAATGACAGCGGAAGACCGCTCGACGAAGTATCGTGATGTCAAGCTGATGAATCACCATTGGGATCGGGATGATGCACTCAGCACGATCGGTGAATTGAGTCCGGAAGAAACCGAAAAGATTTCGGACGGGCTGCTCTCGATGAATGTTCCGATACAGATCAATCGTTGCATTCACGACTACGATATTCTGCTGGTGCTTGGACCTGTCTTCCCGCATGAAGTCGTGGGCTTTTCCGGAGGGAACAAATATTTCTTCCCTGGAATTTCCGGTCCTAAATTGTTGAACTTCTTTCACTGGTTGGGCGCTCTGATCACCAATGTGGGGATCATCGGAGTCAAGAAAACTCCGGTCCGCGAAGTCGTCGATCTGGCCGCGACGCGCATCCCGGTTGAGCGGCGAGCGATTACATTCGTAGTGGCCTCCGACGGAACGACCAATCTGCATGGTCTGTTCTATGGGACGCCCGAAGATGCTTGGAGTCGGGCTGCGGATGTTTCTTCTCTGACGCACATCAAACGTCTCGACAAACCCTTTCAAACCGTCCTCTCATGTTCGCCCAAGATGTACGACGAACTTTGGACGGCCGGAAAGTGCATGTACAAACTCGAGCCCGTTGTCGCTGATGGGGGAGAGCTGATCATTTACGCTCCCCATCTCAGAGAAATCTCAGTGACTCATGACAAGACGATCCGGGAAATCGGTTACCATTGCCGAGACTACTTCATCAAGCAATGGGATCAGTTCAAGCATCTGCCTTGGGGAGTATTGGCGCATTCGACTCACGTGCGTGGATCGGGAACTTTCGAAAACGGTGTGGAAAACTGCCGAGTGAAAGTCACGCTCGCATCACAGGTCCCGCCGGAAGAATGTGAAGCGATCAATCTCGGATATCGAAACCCGGACGACATCAATATCGAGGACTATGCGAACCGCGAAGACGAAGGAGTGCTTCTCGTTCGCAAAGCTGGCGAACAGTTGTATCGGCTGGCAGAGTAA
- a CDS encoding tellurite resistance TerB family protein, with product MSLFDDVLGDSGSFTEKPFGPQEGVAGVLLGASACDGHIADEEVQSLMTILGRMNLYSRLSGQHFGNMMDRLMGTLKKGGPEKLLEKAIPAVPPELRETVFANACDIVLADGVVDSEEKEFIDQLVQRLEIEGSRAKDIVKVMVYKNKG from the coding sequence ATGTCACTGTTCGACGACGTTCTTGGCGATTCCGGTTCATTTACTGAAAAACCATTCGGACCCCAGGAAGGGGTTGCCGGTGTGCTGTTGGGAGCATCTGCCTGCGATGGTCACATCGCTGACGAAGAGGTCCAAAGCCTGATGACAATTCTCGGCCGGATGAATCTTTACTCCCGGCTGTCGGGGCAACACTTCGGAAACATGATGGATCGTCTGATGGGGACGCTCAAGAAAGGGGGGCCGGAGAAGCTGCTCGAAAAAGCGATTCCCGCTGTCCCGCCTGAGCTTCGCGAGACCGTCTTTGCTAACGCTTGCGACATTGTTCTGGCTGACGGAGTGGTCGATAGCGAAGAGAAGGAATTCATCGATCAACTCGTGCAGCGACTCGAAATCGAGGGAAGTCGTGCCAAGGATATCGTGAAAGTCATGGTCTACAAAAACAAAGGGTAG
- a CDS encoding tellurite resistance TerB family protein has product MGIFDSLFGGMEGGGKLTSQEAFAGILLGASACDGHIADDEVQGLVTALIRMKLYERMNEKQFNSMLNKLHGVIKKKGVDFLIEGCAAGLPDGLGNTAFANACDIVLADGVVEEDEKKFIENLRRSLKIDSGDAKLIAEIMIVKNKG; this is encoded by the coding sequence ATGGGTATCTTTGATTCGTTGTTTGGCGGCATGGAAGGTGGAGGCAAGTTGACCTCCCAAGAGGCGTTCGCAGGCATTCTACTCGGTGCGAGCGCGTGTGATGGACACATTGCTGATGATGAAGTTCAGGGGCTGGTCACTGCTTTGATCCGGATGAAACTCTACGAGCGAATGAACGAAAAGCAGTTCAATTCGATGCTCAACAAGTTGCACGGAGTCATTAAGAAGAAGGGTGTCGATTTTCTGATTGAAGGATGTGCTGCCGGATTGCCGGATGGATTGGGGAACACAGCCTTCGCAAACGCTTGCGATATTGTGCTGGCTGATGGAGTGGTGGAAGAAGATGAAAAGAAGTTCATCGAAAACCTGCGACGGAGCCTGAAAATCGACAGCGGCGACGCGAAGTTGATCGCGGAAATCATGATCGTCAAGAACAAGGGTTAA
- a CDS encoding PQQ-binding-like beta-propeller repeat protein, with protein MIRRGFLAWSMCASLCASLTVTSTVHSDDWMRFRGPNGSGVSADDSIPTEWSDTENLSWKAELPGPGSSSPIIVGDRVFITCWSGYGIDSDNPGSKEDLKLHLVCLNRTDGEILWAADIEPTGKEEDYRGMFAQHGYASHTPASDGKNIYCYFGKSGAVAFDLDGNRLWETSIGTESDPRGWGSASSPVLVGDKMIIPATAESQALVALNKETGEEIWRQEAQGFTGTWGTPVVCLREDGLEDLVIGVPYEVWGFNPETGKMRWFAESVDSDSMCSSVIEHDGTIYLIEGRSGGSVAIRSGGKGDVTETNVLWSGRERGRISTPIFFDQRIYWISGGIVSCIDAKTGDQLFQARLQSGGESGRDQQSSDRDGSRESARGGPGGQFSRGGGGRSRGGMGGQSYASPVVAGNRMYYVDRSGTTYVVGLGDEYELLATNQFSEDESDFSGTPAISDGQLFIRSNKFLYCVAEE; from the coding sequence ATGATTCGACGTGGATTTCTTGCTTGGTCGATGTGTGCTTCTCTGTGTGCATCTTTGACAGTCACGTCAACTGTTCATTCAGACGACTGGATGCGGTTTCGCGGCCCAAACGGATCTGGAGTCAGCGCAGACGATTCCATCCCAACCGAGTGGAGCGACACAGAGAACTTATCCTGGAAAGCTGAACTCCCCGGTCCTGGTTCTTCCAGTCCAATCATTGTGGGCGATCGCGTTTTCATCACCTGCTGGTCAGGCTATGGAATTGATTCGGACAATCCCGGCAGCAAGGAAGACCTCAAGCTCCATCTGGTCTGCCTGAATCGCACCGATGGAGAAATCCTCTGGGCGGCCGACATTGAACCAACCGGGAAAGAAGAAGACTACCGGGGCATGTTCGCACAGCATGGTTATGCGTCCCATACTCCAGCTTCCGACGGGAAAAACATCTACTGCTATTTTGGTAAGTCCGGCGCGGTCGCTTTCGATCTCGACGGAAACCGTTTGTGGGAAACATCAATTGGAACAGAAAGTGATCCGCGTGGCTGGGGATCAGCCTCCAGCCCGGTTCTGGTCGGCGACAAAATGATCATCCCCGCAACGGCAGAAAGCCAGGCACTCGTCGCTCTCAACAAAGAGACCGGAGAAGAAATCTGGCGTCAGGAAGCACAAGGATTCACCGGCACCTGGGGTACACCAGTTGTCTGTCTAAGAGAAGACGGACTGGAAGACCTAGTCATTGGAGTTCCCTACGAGGTCTGGGGTTTCAACCCTGAAACCGGAAAAATGCGATGGTTCGCGGAGTCTGTCGATTCCGACTCGATGTGCTCGAGCGTGATTGAACACGACGGCACAATTTACCTCATTGAAGGTCGCAGCGGCGGATCGGTCGCCATCCGTTCTGGTGGCAAGGGTGATGTCACCGAGACAAACGTTCTCTGGTCGGGACGGGAACGGGGTCGAATTTCGACGCCGATCTTCTTCGACCAACGGATTTACTGGATCAGCGGCGGGATCGTCAGTTGTATCGACGCCAAAACCGGAGACCAACTCTTTCAAGCTCGTCTCCAAAGCGGAGGAGAGAGTGGCAGAGATCAACAATCTTCCGACCGCGACGGCTCACGTGAAAGTGCTCGCGGTGGCCCCGGTGGACAATTCAGCCGTGGAGGCGGAGGGCGTTCACGCGGCGGAATGGGTGGCCAAAGCTATGCTTCTCCAGTCGTCGCTGGGAATCGCATGTACTACGTCGATCGATCCGGAACGACATACGTCGTCGGCCTGGGCGATGAGTATGAACTACTCGCCACAAACCAGTTCTCAGAAGACGAAAGCGACTTCAGCGGAACCCCCGCCATCAGCGACGGACAACTGTTCATCCGCTCGAACAAATTCCTCTATTGCGTCGCTGAAGAGTAA
- the holB gene encoding DNA polymerase III subunit delta' codes for MWQQLRGHQQQVEMFRRAIQRGRTSHAYLLVGPSGIGKRLFAKMLTQALFCTTHADEEFEACGECSACRQVIAGTHPDLLTVECPEGKNILPISLIVGEEENRGREGLCHDISMRPMSASRRIAIVDDAEKMNTESANAFLKTLEEPPPGAMIFMIATESDLILPTIRSRCQPVRFSPLPDEDLAELMVESKDVETLEEAQKIVPFAEGSLTTARQFLDPALLQLRSVVEQTFSVLPTNPLQASKMLDAVFDEIGGDASRQRQTMRWANRFFIDGMRKRLRAGSDPMSADRLGKMIDRCIETELHLNQTMPVPLCRASLIDDLGRLARTPVPV; via the coding sequence ATGTGGCAACAACTCCGCGGTCATCAACAGCAGGTCGAGATGTTCCGCCGCGCAATTCAGCGAGGGCGGACCTCGCACGCGTATTTGCTGGTTGGTCCATCAGGCATCGGGAAGCGGCTGTTTGCCAAAATGTTGACGCAGGCTCTGTTTTGCACGACGCACGCCGATGAGGAGTTTGAAGCGTGCGGAGAGTGCTCTGCCTGCCGTCAGGTGATCGCAGGCACCCATCCGGATTTATTGACGGTTGAGTGTCCGGAAGGAAAGAACATTCTTCCCATCAGCTTGATCGTCGGTGAGGAAGAGAATCGCGGCCGCGAAGGTTTGTGTCATGATATTTCCATGCGGCCGATGTCTGCCAGCCGACGAATTGCCATCGTCGACGATGCCGAGAAAATGAACACCGAGTCGGCGAATGCGTTCCTCAAAACGCTGGAAGAGCCGCCACCGGGAGCGATGATTTTCATGATCGCGACCGAGAGTGACCTCATTCTTCCGACCATTCGATCGCGTTGTCAGCCCGTGCGTTTTTCTCCATTGCCGGACGAGGACCTCGCCGAACTGATGGTCGAATCGAAAGACGTCGAGACGCTGGAAGAGGCTCAGAAGATCGTTCCGTTTGCCGAAGGATCTCTGACAACTGCTCGACAATTCCTTGACCCCGCTTTGCTGCAGCTTCGCTCAGTGGTGGAGCAAACGTTCTCTGTTTTGCCGACGAATCCATTGCAAGCTTCCAAAATGCTTGATGCTGTCTTCGACGAAATTGGCGGCGATGCTTCACGACAACGTCAGACCATGCGTTGGGCGAATCGCTTCTTCATCGACGGAATGCGAAAACGGCTCAGAGCCGGTTCGGACCCGATGAGTGCGGATCGCCTCGGGAAAATGATCGATCGGTGCATCGAGACAGAGCTGCACCTCAATCAAACAATGCCAGTGCCACTTTGTCGTGCGTCGCTCATTGATGATCTCGGAAGACTGGCCCGCACTCCGGTTCCTGTGTAG
- the tadA gene encoding tRNA adenosine(34) deaminase TadA produces the protein MLNTPMTIDEIHQRWMWQAIDQAHRAFEQDEVPVGAIVVHQDRVIGEGYNLRETLKDPTAHAEMIAITQAAEALGSWRLINCTLYVTLEPCPMCAGAIVQSRLPNVVYGTDDPKGGACNTLYQITDDPRLNHRSNVTGGVLRDQCRALLQEFFAEQRAKGKK, from the coding sequence ATGCTGAACACGCCAATGACCATCGACGAAATCCATCAACGATGGATGTGGCAAGCGATCGATCAGGCACATCGTGCTTTTGAACAGGACGAAGTTCCCGTCGGTGCCATCGTTGTGCATCAAGACCGCGTGATCGGTGAAGGATACAATCTGCGAGAGACACTCAAAGATCCGACAGCCCATGCGGAGATGATCGCTATCACTCAGGCCGCCGAAGCACTGGGATCGTGGCGGCTCATCAACTGCACGTTGTACGTCACTCTCGAACCCTGCCCAATGTGTGCCGGTGCGATCGTTCAATCACGTCTCCCGAATGTCGTCTACGGAACAGATGATCCGAAGGGAGGAGCTTGCAACACGCTCTACCAGATTACGGACGATCCACGGCTAAATCACAGATCAAACGTGACAGGTGGAGTCCTCCGCGATCAGTGTCGTGCACTGCTCCAGGAGTTTTTCGCAGAGCAGCGAGCCAAGGGAAAGAAGTAG
- a CDS encoding RNA polymerase sigma factor, with protein MRLDQDIEDMQSERSSHLNSVGDLVEDHYADLYRFAYRLSGSHADAEDLTQQAFLTACRKRHQVQDLDRIRGWLLTIVRNSFLKARQRDERMVAAFEEVAVSSNDSDSETFLFDEETLQAALNEIPEHYKTPLLLHYFEEMGYKEISELLGVPIGTVMSRLSRARSVLRERLSREDGTSDLAEGDSSRDNPATEVPAEHRDR; from the coding sequence GTGCGATTGGATCAAGATATTGAGGACATGCAGTCTGAGCGCTCATCACATCTGAACTCTGTCGGGGATCTCGTTGAAGATCACTACGCAGACCTATATCGATTCGCGTATCGGCTCTCCGGTAGTCACGCAGATGCAGAAGATCTGACTCAACAGGCATTCCTCACAGCTTGTCGTAAACGGCATCAGGTTCAAGATCTGGACCGGATTCGTGGCTGGCTGTTGACGATTGTCCGCAACTCTTTTCTCAAAGCTCGGCAACGGGACGAGAGAATGGTCGCGGCATTTGAGGAAGTAGCGGTTTCGTCCAACGACTCGGATTCTGAGACGTTTCTCTTCGACGAGGAGACGCTTCAGGCTGCGTTGAATGAGATTCCAGAACATTACAAAACCCCACTCCTTCTCCACTACTTCGAGGAGATGGGATACAAGGAAATCAGCGAGCTTCTGGGGGTTCCCATTGGAACTGTCATGAGTCGTCTTTCGCGGGCGCGAAGCGTCCTCCGTGAGCGTCTCTCCAGAGAAGATGGAACGTCAGACCTCGCTGAAGGTGATTCGTCCCGAGACAATCCTGCAACGGAAGTTCCGGCCGAACACCGGGATCGATAG
- a CDS encoding DUF1501 domain-containing protein: MHINRRHWLKSTACGFGSLAMQSLLTQQASADRPNISTSEAAASQHAQSLRANPLTARAPMFAPRAKRVIFLFMQGGPSQIDTFDYKPQLFKHHGESFKFRDARKLAKGSDDTEEKLMRPMWKFRQYGETGHWVSDLLPHIGKQVDDLCFIHSMHTNGVAHGPSTLFLHTGALNLIRPSMGAWISYGLGTENENLPAFVTICPTSANGGPRNYSNAFLPSCHQGTPLGRAEQPSRNAAIRHIENSSLSTAQQREQFEMLRQLNAKQIGSQPDPELQAVIASYELAWRMQHHAPQLLDLSQEPKSMHEAYGLLNPETEDFGRQCLMARRMSEAGVRFVQVNYADNGSNPRWDQHSKMERHATHAKATDQPVAALIQDLKQRGLLEDTLIWWGGEFGRNPFAQNSDGRDHNPKGFTHFLAGGGVRTGFSYGATDEFGHEAVENKVHMHDLHATVLHLLGVDHEQLTYRHAGRDFRLTDVEGHVVKEIFA; encoded by the coding sequence ATGCACATCAATCGTCGACATTGGCTCAAATCGACAGCGTGCGGATTCGGATCGCTCGCAATGCAAAGCCTCCTGACCCAGCAGGCCAGTGCCGACCGACCGAATATTTCCACTTCTGAAGCTGCAGCTTCGCAACACGCTCAATCTCTCAGAGCCAATCCGCTGACCGCTCGCGCCCCCATGTTCGCACCGCGAGCGAAGCGAGTCATCTTCCTGTTCATGCAGGGAGGACCGAGCCAGATCGATACGTTCGATTACAAACCGCAACTCTTCAAACACCACGGAGAGTCTTTCAAGTTTCGCGATGCTCGAAAGCTGGCCAAAGGCAGTGACGACACCGAAGAGAAGTTGATGCGGCCGATGTGGAAGTTCCGTCAATACGGAGAAACTGGCCACTGGGTGTCTGACCTCTTGCCGCACATCGGGAAGCAAGTTGACGACCTGTGTTTCATCCACAGTATGCACACGAACGGAGTCGCTCACGGCCCGAGCACTCTCTTCCTGCATACCGGTGCTCTAAATCTGATTCGACCGTCGATGGGCGCCTGGATCAGCTATGGGCTCGGAACCGAAAACGAAAATCTGCCAGCGTTCGTCACGATCTGCCCAACTTCTGCAAATGGTGGTCCCCGGAATTACTCCAACGCGTTTCTGCCGTCATGTCATCAAGGGACCCCGCTCGGGAGAGCCGAACAGCCCTCTCGAAATGCTGCCATTCGTCACATCGAAAACTCGAGTCTGTCCACAGCTCAACAACGCGAGCAGTTCGAAATGCTCCGCCAATTGAATGCAAAACAAATTGGCTCGCAACCTGATCCAGAACTCCAAGCTGTCATCGCATCCTACGAACTCGCGTGGCGGATGCAGCATCACGCACCACAACTGCTCGACCTTTCTCAAGAACCGAAGTCGATGCACGAAGCCTACGGACTCCTCAACCCGGAGACTGAAGACTTCGGGCGGCAGTGCCTGATGGCTCGAAGGATGTCCGAAGCAGGGGTCCGTTTCGTTCAGGTCAACTATGCTGACAATGGATCGAACCCACGTTGGGATCAGCACAGCAAAATGGAACGTCACGCGACCCACGCCAAAGCGACCGATCAACCGGTCGCCGCACTCATTCAGGACCTGAAGCAGCGTGGCCTGCTGGAGGACACTCTCATCTGGTGGGGAGGCGAATTCGGGCGGAATCCTTTTGCCCAAAATTCGGATGGCCGCGATCACAATCCGAAGGGGTTCACACACTTTCTCGCAGGTGGTGGTGTTCGTACCGGATTCAGCTACGGAGCGACCGACGAATTCGGGCACGAAGCGGTCGAAAACAAAGTTCACATGCACGACCTGCACGCCACCGTTCTGCATTTGCTCGGAGTTGATCACGAACAGCTCACCTATCGACACGCGGGGCGCGACTTCCGATTAACTGATGTCGAAGGCCATGTCGTGAAAGAAATCTTCGCTTAA
- a CDS encoding sialidase family protein — protein MTQSARGVEPFIGKQNLFEVGDNPDFDLYHIPGIVVTAKGTVLAWCEARHGGGDWSDIRVLLRRSEDDGKSWSPPESIVEVADPKPKNPFALRLKNVNTSHVTYNNPVLIADRDGTVHMVFCLEYMRAFYQKSEDDGRSWSEPVEITEAFNQFKKDYPWKVLATGPNHSIQLQNGRLLIPVWLSTGEGGNAHRPSVTSTIYSDDGGKTWQAGEIAVPNTEEWINPNETVAVELSDGRVMLNVRNESKKHRRLVTISEDGISGWSTPTFDESLLEPICMGGLVRYDHGDENLLLFSNPHNLDGARKGKAEPGKSRQRKNLSVKISSDEGNSWATSKVLEPGPSMYSDIAVTHDGTILCFYGTGKKPGFAGDALTLARFNLEWLQSPDKAASSSEDESSGSLNP, from the coding sequence GTGACCCAATCTGCCAGAGGCGTAGAACCTTTCATCGGTAAGCAGAACCTTTTCGAAGTCGGCGACAACCCGGACTTCGATCTCTATCACATCCCGGGAATTGTCGTTACTGCGAAAGGCACCGTTTTGGCCTGGTGCGAAGCACGGCACGGTGGCGGCGACTGGTCCGACATTCGCGTCTTGCTGCGCCGGTCAGAGGACGATGGAAAGTCATGGAGCCCGCCTGAGAGCATCGTCGAAGTTGCAGATCCGAAACCCAAAAACCCTTTCGCTCTGCGACTCAAAAACGTCAACACCTCCCACGTGACATACAACAATCCCGTGTTGATTGCCGATCGAGACGGCACTGTGCACATGGTGTTCTGCCTTGAGTACATGCGTGCGTTCTATCAGAAAAGCGAGGACGATGGACGCAGTTGGAGCGAGCCGGTGGAAATTACGGAGGCTTTCAATCAGTTCAAAAAGGATTACCCCTGGAAAGTTCTGGCGACTGGGCCAAATCACAGCATCCAACTACAGAACGGGCGACTTCTCATCCCTGTCTGGCTCTCGACCGGTGAAGGTGGAAACGCCCATCGCCCCTCCGTGACTTCGACGATTTACAGCGACGATGGAGGAAAGACGTGGCAAGCAGGAGAGATCGCTGTTCCGAATACTGAAGAGTGGATCAACCCGAACGAAACAGTCGCTGTCGAGCTGAGCGACGGTCGAGTCATGCTGAACGTCCGCAACGAATCGAAGAAACATCGTCGACTGGTCACCATCAGCGAAGACGGAATCTCTGGATGGTCAACGCCGACCTTCGATGAGTCATTGCTCGAGCCAATTTGCATGGGAGGGTTGGTCCGTTACGACCATGGCGATGAAAACCTGCTGTTGTTTTCGAATCCCCATAACCTCGACGGGGCCCGAAAAGGGAAGGCCGAACCCGGTAAGAGTCGCCAACGTAAAAACCTCAGCGTGAAAATCAGCAGCGATGAAGGAAATTCATGGGCGACCAGCAAGGTTCTCGAACCGGGCCCGAGCATGTATTCCGACATCGCAGTCACGCATGACGGAACGATTCTTTGCTTCTACGGAACCGGCAAGAAACCGGGCTTTGCTGGAGATGCGTTGACCCTAGCACGATTCAACCTGGAGTGGCTTCAATCCCCGGACAAAGCGGCTTCTTCTTCCGAAGATGAATCTTCCGGTTCATTAAATCCGTAG